In Xenorhabdus nematophila ATCC 19061, one DNA window encodes the following:
- a CDS encoding ISKra4 family transposase, with the protein MKIVMTAMVIHDDGSTTQETLLTLQKTAEQDEPLGLSLNESKKLLNHAQLSIIQSQTQAYMQTHRECPHCHQRRQIKDHQTRHYHTLFGVIPIKGLRLYRCNCERNNTKSVSLLSEWLPENIHPELKYIEAKWASLMSYNLTVDRLKDILPINKALNASTVRNHLISVARRQEAELAEKPDFLNKTADDNDNLPRPGKPMVIGFDGGYIRDCHNRKNNFEIITGKAYAENIQAKRFGYVHMFENNPRKRLLSVLGAQGMQTNQQISFLSDGADNLRMMQIGIYPEAEHILDWFHISMRLTVLNQCAKGLITQSTDIGSILQNLLEKTKWYLWHGNVDEALDQLDSCLYTCDNEEDNPVYKHSKKMVRYLDEMMTYIGNNQAMIPNYGERHRYGEPISTAFVESTVNEVIAKRMAKKQQMQWSQEGAHYLLQTRVAVLNDELESLFHCWYPKLASSGLNAMAA; encoded by the coding sequence ATGAAAATCGTAATGACAGCAATGGTTATACACGATGATGGCTCCACCACTCAAGAAACCTTATTGACATTACAGAAAACCGCCGAACAAGATGAACCTTTGGGATTATCTCTCAACGAATCAAAAAAATTACTCAATCACGCACAATTGTCAATCATACAATCTCAAACCCAAGCTTACATGCAAACGCATCGAGAATGCCCACACTGTCATCAACGTCGTCAAATAAAAGATCATCAAACACGTCATTATCATACTTTATTTGGGGTCATTCCTATTAAAGGGCTTCGGCTTTATCGCTGTAACTGTGAGAGAAATAATACCAAATCAGTCAGCTTACTCAGTGAGTGGCTACCCGAAAATATCCATCCCGAACTAAAATATATTGAAGCCAAATGGGCCTCCTTGATGTCTTACAATCTTACTGTGGATAGATTGAAAGATATTTTACCAATCAATAAAGCGTTAAATGCCTCCACGGTGCGTAATCACTTAATCAGTGTCGCTAGACGGCAAGAAGCTGAGTTAGCCGAGAAGCCAGATTTTCTCAATAAAACGGCTGATGACAATGATAATTTGCCCCGCCCAGGAAAACCGATGGTGATAGGATTTGACGGTGGCTATATCAGGGATTGCCATAACCGGAAAAACAATTTTGAAATCATTACAGGAAAAGCGTATGCCGAAAATATTCAAGCGAAACGGTTTGGTTATGTTCACATGTTTGAAAATAACCCAAGGAAACGCTTGCTTTCTGTACTCGGTGCCCAAGGGATGCAAACTAACCAGCAGATATCTTTTTTATCAGATGGGGCTGATAATCTGAGGATGATGCAAATCGGTATTTACCCAGAAGCTGAGCATATCTTAGATTGGTTTCATATTAGTATGCGCCTAACCGTGCTTAATCAGTGCGCTAAAGGTCTCATCACACAATCAACTGATATTGGTTCAATACTGCAAAATTTACTCGAAAAAACAAAATGGTACTTATGGCATGGTAATGTCGATGAGGCATTAGATCAGCTCGATAGCTGTTTATATACTTGTGACAATGAAGAAGATAACCCAGTCTATAAACACAGTAAAAAAATGGTGCGGTATTTAGATGAAATGATGACTTACATTGGTAATAACCAAGCGATGATCCCCAATTATGGAGAACGGCATCGTTATGGCGAGCCAATCTCAACGGCATTTGTGGAATCAACCGTGAATGAAGTTATCGCAAAACGGATGGCGAAAAAACAGCAAATGCAATGGAGCCAAGAAGGAGCACATTATCTTTTACAAACTCGAGTGGCCGTTTTAAATGATGAATTAGAAAGTCTCTTTCACTGCTGG